DNA from Stenotrophomonas bentonitica:
CGCTTGGCGGTGGAGGTAAAGACGAGCAAGTGCTCCGAGTCCGAGTTGATGCGAGGTGTTTACCAGTGCGTCAAATACAGGGCGATCCTTCGGGCGGAGCAGTTGGCACTGCGGCATGTGCCCACCGGCGATGCGGTCCTCATATGTCCCCGAGCACCCGGTAAGGAAACGAAGGCGCTCATCAAGCTCTTGAATGTCAACTTCCATCGAGTGCCGACGGATGCGGAGTCCTGAGAGTCATCCGCAAACTTGAAGGAGGGCGAGTGCATGACCCAAGCACATCTCGGCGAGAAAGGACGGGCTACGCGCTCCATCGGGCCCTCGCATGGCCGGGGTGGAACTCCACCCCTGGACTGGAGCCAGCCAGGCCTCAGTGCTGGTGGTTGCGGGTGACTCGTGCCCGCGTGGGGAGTAGTAGCTGTTCCCTCCCCATCTGGCCTCAGAGGGCCCCTCCACACGCCCGATCCTCATATGGCAGGGAACATCTAAAGTGCAATCTGCCCATGATGTTCTTGGGGGCATCGGGAAGTGACATAGGCTGCACGACTGTTTGAGAGAGCCAAGGATCAGTAAGACGGAAATGCCGCTCGTCGGAAAGCCCGCTTGGGGCATAAGTCGCGCACCCATAAAATGCGACAATCGTCACAAATCTTGACTATCCCGACCTCGGCCTGTTCAGCGAAGTGGGATGCAAGGAAGCTGCAGCCTATGCAGGGGGCATAAGGCTGTGGGGACTGATGCCCCCATCCAAGGAGAAGGAAATGAAGAAGCTGTTGCCCATCGTTGTCGCCGGTATCGCCCTCGCGGCCTCTTTTGCCGTTTCGGCACAAAGCCATTCGGTGAAGGGGCATTATCGCTCGGACGGTACTTACGTCCAGCCTCACTACCGTAGCAATGCGAACTCCACCAAGCTGGATAACTACAGCACTGAGGGGAACTACAATCCCTACAACGGGAAGTCCGGCACGGTGGATCCTTACAAGCCAACTCAGAGCAATCCATACGGTAGCCCTTACAACCAGCCCAGAACGCAGCAGCGTCGGTCCGGTTACGGCTACTGAAGTCTAGGCCCCGCATTTGCGGGGCTTTCTTGTATGGCCTCTCGCTAACTAGTCGGACCAGTTGTACGCTTTACCTTAAGGTGCTTGTCTGGCATGGCGCCTCTACAAATCCAGGTTTCCCCATGCGCCCCGAAGAACTCCTGCCCGACAACACGAACGAAACCGAACGCGGCGGCGTGGTGATCCGCAAAGGCACCGTGGGTGCTTTTCTCGCCTCCGTACAGGTTTGGGGCGACCCTGCCGCCAGCGCAGATGCCAAAGCCACGGCAGAAGCGGACATGGTGTCGGTTCTGCCCGCGATGCAGGCGCTTGGTCTGCTTGAGGTGTTCGAGCTGCGCGACCCGGTGCTCAGGGCGTTGGTAGCCAAGCACCTGCCGTAACCTCAGGGCTGCTGTTTCCACCAATCCTTTCGGCCTCTGCCGGTCCGCCGTGCGCGCTCCTTACGCTGCGCTTCTTGCTGTTCCTCGAGAGAGCGGCGGTCAGGCCCGAAGCACATGTGATTGAACATGCCTGCGCGCTCAGCGCGCCTGGGTGGAGTGGTGTCGTGGTTGGTTGTCGTCATCAGCACAGGCTAATGGCGGTCCGTGTCACTCGTTGAGACGAAGCGGCACCACCTCGATTACCTGCGCTCACCACGACGCACGGCTCGAGACTGCGTTGCCGGAGTGTTGGTTCCAGGCCGGACGGTTCCCAAGCGGTCGAAGGGTCTGTACGGTTGGGACCTACTTCAAAGGAACCGAACCACACATGGGAAGCTTCTCAATCTGGCATGCGCTGATCCTGCTCATCATGCTGGCGCTGCCGGTTGCAGCTGTCGTGGCAGTCGTTCTCTTCCTGAATTTCCGCCGTCGCGCAGGCAAATGATGCGGCAGGAGCGCGTCAGCGCTTGACGCGCCGACTGAACCGCCCGTTGATGGTCACCGTTCTCTGCGCCAACCCGAACAGAAGCTGGCGCAGGTAACCACCCATCGCCCCTGCGGCGAGGCCGGCGACTACACGGCGTGCGGGCTGAAGCGCACCCCGGGCGCGCTCCGCAAGCCAGGGCAGGGTAGCCACCAACTGGCTGCCCAGCACCAAGGCCAATACATCGAGCCCAACCATATCCACCAGCGCCGCCAAGGGTGCCAGCTCCGGGTTGCATGCCAACAGCAGCACCAGAACCACGGTGGATACCGCTATCACCCGGCGACCGGCCGTGCTGGCGGTGAATCTACGCAGAGCGGAGAACAGGGGCACGGAGGTTACTCGCGTGGGGTCTGTCTTCGATCATGGGGCCGTCAGCGGCCGGGTTCAACGCCCCCACCGGGGTAGCCTCGGCGATTTTCTCCAGCGCATGGTCCTGGGTGGAGGTGGGAACCTTTTAGCGTGGTGAGAGTTCCTCGACTGTTTCTTGGGTCGGTGCGCGACTGCGATGCCCAAACTGATCTGAGGCCGCTGATCGATGAACCATTTCCGGCAGTAACGATAAATTATCAATGTGACGCCTTTGATGGGCCTTTGGTCGGCCAGAGGTATCCCCACGCTACTTTTTGTTAGATATGTGAAAGAAATATCTAACAATCCGAACGATCCTTCCTGCCATGACCGCGTCCAAGTCCATCCGCCAGAAGATCGCCTCGCTGCCGCGCAATGAGCCCTTCACCCCGGTTCTGTTTGTTGGGCTGGGCTCTCGCGCGGCCATCGACCAGACCCTCATGCGCCTGACCAAGGAAGGCGACATTGAGCGCGTGGGACGTGGTGTGTATGTGCGCCCGCGCCCAACCGCGTTCGGCTTCAACGCCAAGCCGACGGCGGAACAGGTGGCACATGCCATTGCTAAAGCGGAAAACGCGACCATCGAGATCCAAGGCGCTGAAGCTGCTCGCCGTTTTGGCTTCTCTACCCAGATGCCCACTCAGCCGGTGTACCTCACGTCGGGGTCGTCGCGCCGCCTGAAGTTGGGCAGGCTCCGCCTGACCCTCAAGCATGTCTCGCCGCGGAAGCTGGCCTTGGCCGGTACCGAGGCCGGCCCAGCCATGTCTGCGTTGTGGTATCTGGGCAAGTCAGAGGTCAGTGAACGGACCTTCGCCCAGCTGGCCCGTCAAATGCCGGCTGATGCGTTCCGCATGTTGTCCGCGAACAAGGCGAGGATGCCCTCCTGGATGTCGAGCGCCCTGACCCGTTACGAGAACCGCGCCTGTATCTGAGCCTGGCAGCTGGAATGCTCAGCGTGTCACTGCCAAACTTCGACGAAGTTCTGGCAGACATACACGCTGAGCGAAACAGGATAAACGCGGCCGTTCAAGCCTATCGGAAGGCTGTCGCGGCCGCGGAAGGTGCAGAAAACACGACGGAAGCGTCCTGATTCAACGCCCCCCGGAGGTGGCATCGACAATCTTCTCCATTGCCTGGTCTAGGGTGAAGGAAGCCGCCTTCTGGCGCGGCGGGAACTCCTTGAACGAGTCCAGGAACGGCTGCACCACCGCCAGGCCGAGGTTGATCTGCGGCACGTGGTCGATGAACCAGTCGTAGTAGGTGTTGGAGGTGATGTCCGCCCGTTCGTACGGGTCGGTGCGCAGGTTGAAGAGCTTGGGTATGCGCAGTACCACCAGCGGCTCGGCCCAGATCCGCATCGTGCCCGGTACGCGCTGTTCCATGAAGACCAGCTTCCAGTTGCCTGCACGCAGCGCGACCAGGTTGCCGTCGTCGTCAAAGTAGACCAGGCCCTTGCGCGGGCTGGGCACACCCTCCTTGGTCAGGAAGTCGGTCAGGTCATAGCCGTCGATATGCACCTTGTAGGTGGTATCGCCAATCTTGTGGCCCTTCTTCAACTTGTCGACGATTTTCGGCTCGCCCGCCGCCGCGAGGAAGGTCGGCAGCCAGTCGTGGTGCTGCACGATGTCGTTGCTCACCACCCCGGCCGGCACCTGGTTGGGCCAGCGCACCACCAGCGGAATGCGGAACGCGCCTTCCCAGTTGGTGTCCTTCTCGTTGCGGAACGGGGTCATCGCACCGTCCGGCCAGGTGTTCATGTGCGGGCCGTTGTCGGTGGAGTAGATCACGATGGTGTTTTCGGTGATGCCCAGCTCGTCCAGCACGTCCAGCACGGTGCCCACGTTCTTGTCGTGGTCGATCATGGTGTCGTGATAACGCGACTGGTCTTCGCCGGCCTGGCCAATGCTTTCCGGCTTGGTGTGCGTGCGCAGGTGCATGTGGGTGAAGCACACCCAGGTGAAGAACGGTTTGCCGGCCGCGTGCTGGCGCTTGATGAAGTCGACCGCGCAGTCCGCGAAATCATCGTCGCAGGTTTCCATGCGCAACTTGGTCAGTGGGCCGGTGTCTTCGATACGCTGCTTGCCGATGCGGCCCCAGCGCGGCTCTTCCGTGCTGTCGTCCTTGTCGCTGGCGAAGCTGCGCAGCACGCCGCGCGGCCCGAGCTTCTTGAAGAACTCCGGGTCCTTAGGGTAATCCGGCAGTTCCGGCTCCTCTTCGGCATTGAGGTGGTAAAGGTTGCCGTAGAACTCGTCGAAACCGTGGACCGTGGGCAGGAACCGGTTCTGGTCGCCAAGGTGGTTCTTGCCGAACTGGCCGGTGGCGTAGCCCTGTTCCTTGAGCAGTTCGGCGATGGTCACGTCCTCGGCCTGCAGGCCGACCGGCGAGCCGGGAATGCCGACCTTGGTCAGCCCGGTGCGGAAGCCGCTCTGCCCGGTGATGAAGGAGGCGCGGCCGGCGGTGCAGCTCTGCTCGCCGTAGGCGTCGGTGAAGCGCATGCCCTCACGGGCGAGCCGGTCGACGTTGGGCGTGCGGTAGCCCATCAACCCATCGGTGTAACAGCTGAGGTTGCTGATGCCGATGTCGTCGCCCCAAATCACCACGATGTTGGGTTTGGCCGCGCTTTTGGAACTCATGGGGATTGCCTCCGATGGATGCTCCCAGAGTGGAATGCCGGCCGGGGCTTGGCATCCGAAGGACTACTGGCATGCGCTGCGTAGTTGTACTGGAGATGGCCTGAATGCGTTACCGTCAGGACACGCTCCCCCAAGGCCTTGTCATGAAGACTGCAGTTTTCAGTGCCCGCCCTTACGACCGCCATTTCCTGGAAGCTGCCAACCAGCAGAGGGGTACGGCAGATGCCTTCACGTTCGAGTACTTCGATGTGGGCCTGGACCTGGCAACTGCCACGCTGGCGCAGGATTGCCAGGCCGTCTGCGTATTCGTTAACGACCGCCTGGATGCACCGGTGCTGCGCGCCCTGCATACCCTGGGCGTGCGTGCGGTGCTGCTGCGCTGCGCGGGCTTCAATAATGTGGACGTTGCGGCGGCCGAGCAGCTGGGCCTGTTCGTGGCGCGGGTGCCGGCGTACTCGCCTGAGGCGGTGGCCGAGCATGCGGCGGCGCTGATCATGACGCTCAACCGGCAGACCCATCGAGCCTACAACCGCGTGCGAGAGGGCAACTTCATGCTGGACGGGCTGCTGGGCCGCACCCTGCATGGCCGGACTGTGGGCATCGTGGGCACCGGCAAGATCGGGCTGGCTACTGCGCGCATCATGAAGGGCTTGGGCTGCACGGTACTGGGGTTCGATCCGTACCCGTCGCCCGCGTTTGCACAGATTGGCGAAGCGGTGGCGCTGGAGGAGCTGCTGACCCGCGCGGACATCGTCTCGCTGCATTGCCCGCTGACCCCGGAGACCCATCACCTCATCAACGAGGAATCGCTGGCGCGGATGAAGCCCGGCGCGATGCTGGTGAACACCTCGCGCGGTGGGCTGGTGAATACCGATGCGGTGGTGCGCGCACTGAAGTCACGCCACCTCGGGCACCTGGCCATTGATGTGTACGAGCAGGAAAGCGCGCTGTTCTTTCAGGACCTCTCGGGCGAGATCATCGACGATGACCTGTTCCAGCGCCTGATGACGTTCCCGAACGTGCTGGTGACCGGTCACCAGGGTTTCTTCACGGTCGAGGCGCTGCAGGAAATCTGCAGCATCACCTTGGGCAACCTGGCCGACTTCGCCAATGGAGTGGAGTGCAGTAACAGGGTGTCGGCTGCTTAGGCAGCTTTGGAATGACCGTCACTCAGTCGCGTCCTTCTTGCCCGCGAAGGCGGCGTCGAGGCGTGCCTGCAGGCCGGCCTTAACCTGATCCATGTGCCGCGCAGCTTCTTCCCTGGACAAGGCCGGACGGGGATCAGCACGTGCATCCCGCATGCCTTGGCGCAGAGGTTCGGTGTATGCGGTATTTTCGCGAGCCCGCTTGAGGGCGTCGTCGCGATCGGGGCGACGGCGACGGTTCTCTGGATCATCCGAGTAGCCATTGGCATCCACTTGGGAGTAGGAGGGCGACTGCCTACGCAGCTTTTGCCTCCCGGTCTTCCACGCCGGTGTAACGGACGGCGGGTTTTTCGGGCTCGCCATTCACGAGCCCAAGGGGCTCGCCGTTCCATAACGGTGTGATGACAATCCGGCCCTGGAAGGCTTCTATCCGCACCTGTGCGCCGACGGCGAAGCCGAAGGTCCGCATCCAGGCACCGCTCAGGGTGATCAGGGGGAGGGGGCCGAACTCGTCGCGGCAGTGCTCGTCGATCTGCGGCACGGCGCGGATGTTGTGGGCGTAGCGGGGCCGGTAGCGGGGCAGCAGTGGCAACGGCGGGGTAGGCGGTTCTAGGGGCGACTGGTCCGGAGCGAGCGTCATGTGTTTGCCT
Protein-coding regions in this window:
- a CDS encoding DUF6088 family protein; amino-acid sequence: MTASKSIRQKIASLPRNEPFTPVLFVGLGSRAAIDQTLMRLTKEGDIERVGRGVYVRPRPTAFGFNAKPTAEQVAHAIAKAENATIEIQGAEAARRFGFSTQMPTQPVYLTSGSSRRLKLGRLRLTLKHVSPRKLALAGTEAGPAMSALWYLGKSEVSERTFAQLARQMPADAFRMLSANKARMPSWMSSALTRYENRACI
- a CDS encoding arylsulfatase, translated to MSSKSAAKPNIVVIWGDDIGISNLSCYTDGLMGYRTPNVDRLAREGMRFTDAYGEQSCTAGRASFITGQSGFRTGLTKVGIPGSPVGLQAEDVTIAELLKEQGYATGQFGKNHLGDQNRFLPTVHGFDEFYGNLYHLNAEEEPELPDYPKDPEFFKKLGPRGVLRSFASDKDDSTEEPRWGRIGKQRIEDTGPLTKLRMETCDDDFADCAVDFIKRQHAAGKPFFTWVCFTHMHLRTHTKPESIGQAGEDQSRYHDTMIDHDKNVGTVLDVLDELGITENTIVIYSTDNGPHMNTWPDGAMTPFRNEKDTNWEGAFRIPLVVRWPNQVPAGVVSNDIVQHHDWLPTFLAAAGEPKIVDKLKKGHKIGDTTYKVHIDGYDLTDFLTKEGVPSPRKGLVYFDDDGNLVALRAGNWKLVFMEQRVPGTMRIWAEPLVVLRIPKLFNLRTDPYERADITSNTYYDWFIDHVPQINLGLAVVQPFLDSFKEFPPRQKAASFTLDQAMEKIVDATSGGR
- a CDS encoding 2-hydroxyacid dehydrogenase, which translates into the protein MKTAVFSARPYDRHFLEAANQQRGTADAFTFEYFDVGLDLATATLAQDCQAVCVFVNDRLDAPVLRALHTLGVRAVLLRCAGFNNVDVAAAEQLGLFVARVPAYSPEAVAEHAAALIMTLNRQTHRAYNRVREGNFMLDGLLGRTLHGRTVGIVGTGKIGLATARIMKGLGCTVLGFDPYPSPAFAQIGEAVALEELLTRADIVSLHCPLTPETHHLINEESLARMKPGAMLVNTSRGGLVNTDAVVRALKSRHLGHLAIDVYEQESALFFQDLSGEIIDDDLFQRLMTFPNVLVTGHQGFFTVEALQEICSITLGNLADFANGVECSNRVSAA
- a CDS encoding SymE family type I addiction module toxin, whose product is MTLAPDQSPLEPPTPPLPLLPRYRPRYAHNIRAVPQIDEHCRDEFGPLPLITLSGAWMRTFGFAVGAQVRIEAFQGRIVITPLWNGEPLGLVNGEPEKPAVRYTGVEDREAKAA